The proteins below come from a single Halobacillus salinarum genomic window:
- a CDS encoding MMPL family transporter, whose translation MKQILRFKWFIATTLIAVTVLLLFIAPNLTEQAEDAGTLQLPEDADSQQAQELLDDSGASDETISIVYDLDQPLDNKTESSISEMIEELKKMDSPVSSVIDPFENEESKDQLVSKDQKTVLVPVTVEGSEEEINQLAATIKQDVLKKEIPAYITGQSIINHDVNESSQKGLERTEIITVVLIFVLLFAVFRSFVTPFIPLLAVGVTYLLSQSIVAFFIKWFDFPVSNYTQIFLVAVLFGIGTDYCILLLSRYKEELTAGHSTVDAIANTYKTAGKTLVISGIAVFIGFLSIGFAEFTIFKSAVGVAVGIAVLLLVLFTLVPFFMAILKKTLFWPSKRSASHKDSKLWKSLGQFSIYRPLWSILVVALITVPFLLLYNGKLSYNTVNEIGSGYDSVKGLHAIEDGFGKGESLPLTIIVKDDEEIVTNELLPYVEDLAAAINKNNNVDKVRTVTRPTGEVVNDFYADNQLAQVADGLEKSTDGIKDTKNGLKEIQNQLSGMSSQVPAGSNTGGLSQAASGLGQINQQLGKINQGLQQTGNVQQAAAQLAQVQQQLGQIQQSISGASTQLESKSSQAGQLKNGLSQLANGVGSAVDGLNKIQNGLTEATDMVSAMGKSSALHDTGVYIPEDTLTNKDFQSSINRYSFAGKKGIKLEVILQNDPYSKEAIDTTKEIKQTVQQQIKNTPLENKTIAYNGISSTNEDLAAISKSDFNRTVTIMVAGLFIVLTLLFRSLIMPVYMIGSLLLTYYTSLSIAELVFVNILGYDGITWAVPFFGFVMLIALGVDYSIFLLDRFNEEATIDIREAMHISMAKMGTVVITAAIILAGTFAAMMPSGVLSLIQIATIVITGLLFYGLIILPLLIPAITVSFGQGVWWPFKKKDSK comes from the coding sequence ATGAAGCAAATTTTAAGATTTAAATGGTTCATTGCAACAACGCTCATTGCTGTTACCGTTCTCCTGTTATTCATAGCTCCTAATCTTACAGAACAGGCGGAAGACGCCGGTACTCTGCAATTACCAGAGGATGCTGATTCCCAACAAGCTCAAGAACTGCTTGACGATTCCGGAGCAAGTGACGAAACGATTTCTATTGTTTACGACTTGGATCAGCCTCTTGATAATAAAACGGAATCCAGCATTTCAGAGATGATTGAAGAACTGAAAAAAATGGATTCGCCCGTTTCCAGTGTTATTGATCCTTTTGAGAATGAGGAGAGTAAAGATCAGCTGGTATCTAAAGATCAAAAGACGGTTCTTGTACCGGTGACTGTTGAAGGTTCTGAAGAAGAAATCAACCAGCTTGCAGCTACGATCAAACAAGACGTATTGAAGAAAGAAATTCCTGCTTATATCACAGGTCAATCCATCATCAATCATGATGTAAATGAAAGCAGTCAAAAAGGCCTTGAACGGACAGAAATCATAACAGTAGTCCTTATCTTCGTTTTGCTGTTTGCTGTTTTCCGCTCGTTTGTCACTCCTTTCATTCCGCTTCTGGCTGTCGGTGTGACTTACTTGCTCAGTCAATCCATCGTCGCTTTCTTTATTAAATGGTTTGACTTTCCTGTCTCGAATTATACTCAAATCTTTTTAGTTGCTGTTTTGTTCGGGATCGGGACGGATTATTGCATTTTATTATTAAGTCGTTATAAGGAAGAACTTACAGCTGGACATTCTACTGTTGATGCGATAGCAAATACTTACAAGACAGCAGGAAAAACTTTAGTCATCAGCGGAATAGCTGTATTTATCGGTTTTCTATCCATTGGATTTGCCGAATTTACCATCTTTAAATCAGCCGTGGGAGTGGCCGTTGGAATCGCTGTCCTTCTGCTTGTACTCTTTACGCTCGTTCCTTTTTTCATGGCGATTTTGAAGAAAACGTTGTTCTGGCCTTCTAAGCGCTCTGCTTCACATAAAGACAGCAAACTTTGGAAAAGTCTTGGCCAATTCTCCATTTACCGTCCTTTATGGTCCATACTGGTGGTCGCTCTAATCACAGTTCCGTTTTTACTTCTCTACAACGGAAAATTATCCTACAATACTGTGAACGAAATTGGCAGTGGTTATGACTCGGTAAAAGGACTTCATGCAATTGAGGATGGATTTGGAAAAGGAGAGTCGCTTCCTTTAACTATCATCGTTAAAGATGACGAAGAAATCGTTACGAACGAGCTGCTTCCTTATGTGGAAGATTTGGCTGCTGCTATTAATAAGAACAATAACGTTGATAAAGTTCGAACAGTTACCCGTCCGACAGGAGAAGTGGTCAATGATTTTTATGCTGATAATCAGCTGGCCCAAGTGGCCGACGGACTGGAGAAGTCGACAGATGGCATTAAGGATACAAAGAACGGCTTGAAAGAAATTCAGAACCAGCTGTCAGGTATGTCAAGTCAGGTACCTGCTGGATCTAATACAGGCGGGCTCTCTCAAGCGGCGAGTGGGCTCGGACAAATCAACCAGCAGCTGGGAAAGATCAATCAAGGATTACAGCAGACCGGGAATGTTCAGCAGGCAGCAGCCCAACTGGCGCAGGTCCAACAGCAGCTCGGACAAATTCAACAGTCTATTTCCGGTGCTTCCACACAGCTTGAAAGCAAGTCAAGCCAAGCCGGCCAGCTTAAAAACGGACTGTCACAATTAGCAAACGGGGTCGGATCTGCCGTTGATGGATTAAATAAGATCCAAAACGGATTAACGGAAGCAACGGATATGGTATCTGCCATGGGAAAATCATCTGCTCTGCATGATACCGGAGTTTATATTCCTGAGGATACACTTACTAATAAGGATTTTCAGTCATCGATCAATCGCTATTCGTTTGCTGGCAAAAAGGGGATAAAACTTGAGGTCATATTGCAAAATGACCCTTATTCAAAAGAAGCCATCGATACAACAAAAGAAATCAAACAAACCGTCCAGCAGCAGATTAAAAATACACCATTAGAAAACAAAACAATTGCCTATAACGGTATTTCAAGTACAAATGAAGATTTGGCTGCGATTTCAAAGAGTGACTTTAACAGAACAGTAACCATTATGGTAGCAGGATTATTTATCGTATTAACATTGCTATTCCGCTCCCTTATTATGCCGGTTTATATGATCGGGTCATTATTATTAACGTACTATACGTCCTTGTCCATTGCCGAATTAGTCTTCGTCAATATTCTAGGTTATGACGGGATTACGTGGGCTGTTCCATTCTTCGGATTCGTGATGTTAATTGCCTTGGGGGTCGATTATTCGATCTTCCTTCTCGATCGATTTAATGAAGAAGCTACTATTGATATTCGAGAAGCCATGCATATTTCCATGGCTAAAATGGGCACAGTAGTAATCACAGCAGCCATCATTCTCGCTGGGACATTTGCAGCCATGATGCCTTCTGGAGTGCTGAGCTTAATCCAAATCGCAACCATCGTCATTACTGGATTGCTTTTTTATGGGTTGATCATTCTTCCGCTGCTCATTCCAGCTATTACCGTATCGTTCGGCCAAGGGGTATGGTGGCCATTTAAAAAGAAAGATTCAAAATAA
- a CDS encoding MarR family transcriptional regulator, with product MIRKWEVAKIDSQLNHAIELFKDIMIYGTERVIKSIDHEVFQTYSSEQLHMMQIISKTEQVSPGRLASLQGVHKSAVSNRIKKLSSQGLVKVTGSNLDQRGKTISLTREGQEIVNTSNEAISTHIEGLLAQELESEEIEEFIRIFEKLKTIMKVEEDKA from the coding sequence TTGATCCGAAAATGGGAGGTGGCGAAGATAGACAGTCAACTGAATCATGCCATTGAATTGTTTAAAGACATTATGATTTATGGGACGGAACGAGTCATTAAATCCATTGACCATGAAGTTTTTCAGACGTATTCATCTGAACAGCTCCATATGATGCAAATCATCTCAAAGACAGAGCAGGTTTCTCCAGGGAGACTCGCTTCCCTCCAAGGTGTGCATAAAAGTGCCGTTTCAAACCGTATTAAGAAGCTGAGCAGCCAGGGCCTCGTTAAAGTAACTGGTTCGAATCTTGATCAGCGTGGTAAGACCATTTCTTTAACAAGAGAAGGTCAGGAAATCGTGAACACTTCAAATGAAGCGATATCCACCCACATAGAGGGACTGCTTGCTCAAGAGCTCGAGAGCGAAGAAATCGAAGAGTTTATCCGTATTTTTGAAAAGCTGAAAACTATAATGAAAGTTGAGGAAGATAAAGCATGA